One genomic segment of Arachis duranensis cultivar V14167 chromosome 4, aradu.V14167.gnm2.J7QH, whole genome shotgun sequence includes these proteins:
- the LOC107482705 gene encoding sugar transporter ERD6-like 16, with product MAIEEHKDVESGGDLQEPFIQHAHDGSSSIGMVILSTLVAVCGSFSFGTCVGYSAPTQAAIRADLNLSLAQFSLFGSLVTIGAMLGAITSGHITDFIGRKGAMRISSGFCITGWIAVFFSKDSFILDLGRFFTGYGIGVISYVNLRGGLATTNQLLIVIGSSVSFLIGSVVNWRLLALAGLAPCICLLIGLCFIPESPRWLAKVGREKEFQLALRRLRGKDADISHEAQEILDYIESLQSLPKAKLLDLFQSKYMRSLVIGVGLMVCQQASGINGIGFYASETFVASGLSSGKVGTIAYALIQVPFTALGAILMDKTGRRPLITVSASGTFLGCFITGIAFFLKGQSLLLEWVPTLVVSGVLIYIASFAIGMGSVPWLIMSEIFPINIKGSAGSLVVLLTWLGAWIVSYTYNFLMDWSAPGTFFLYAVGCLLTIVFVAKLVPETKGKTLEEIQACINTEEK from the exons ATGGCAATTGAGGAACACAAAGATGTTGAGAGTGGTGGTGATTTGCAAGAACCGTTTATTCAACATGCACATGATGGATCCTCCTCCATTGGGATGGTTATACTTAGCACACTTGTTGCTGTTTGTGGTTCCTTCTCATTTGGAACTTGT GTGGGTTATTCAGCACCAACTCAAGCAGCTATTAGAGCAGATCTTAATCTCTCTCTTGCTCAG TTTTCGTTGTTTGGTTCATTAGTAACGATTGGAGCAATGCTTGGGGCTATAACAAGTGGTCACATTACTGATTTCATTGGCCGCAAAGGA GCGATGAGAATTTCATCAGGATTTTGCATTACAGGTTGGATAgctgtcttcttctccaag GACTCTTTCATACTTGACTTGGGAAGATTTTTCACTGGCTATGGAATTGGAGTTATCTCATATGTGAATCTTCGTGGAGGACTTGCAACAACAAACCAGCTTCTCATTGTGATTGGATCATCAGTCTCATTCTTAATAGGAAGTGTTGTAAATTGGAGACTACTAGCACTAGCag GCTTAGCACCTTGCATTTGCTTGTTGATTGGTTTGTGTTTCATTCCAGAATCTCCTAGATGGCtg GCAAAAGTTGGGCGTGAAAAGGAATTTCAACTAGCTTTGAGAAGACTTAGGGGTAAAGATGCTGATATTTCACATGAAGCTCAAGAAATTCTG GATTATATTGAAAGTCTTCAAAGCCTTCCTAAAGCTAAGCTATTGGATTTGTTCCAAAGCAAATATATGAGATCTTTAGTT ATTGGTGTTGGTTTAATGGTATGTCAACAAGCTAGTGGAATCAATGGTATAGGATTCTATGCATCTGAGACTTTCGTAGCTTCTG GGCTTTCTTCCGGAAAAGTTGGTACCATAGCCTATGCTTTAATACAG GTTCCATTTACAGCATTGGGAGCAATACTGATGGATAAAACTGGAAGAAGACCTCTCataaca GTTTCTGCTAGTGGCACTTTCTTAGGCTGTTTTATTACTGGAATTGCTTTCTTTCTTAAG GGTCAAAGCTTATTGCTTGAGTGGGTACCAACATTAGTAGTTTCTGGTGTGTTG ATATATATTGCATCATTTGCAATTGGAATGGGATCAGTTCCTTGGCTAATTATGTCTGAG ATCTTTCCCATAAATATTAAGGGAAGTGCTGGGAGCTTGGTAGTGTTATTGACATGGCTTGGAGCTTGGATAGTTTCATATACTTACAATTTTTtaatggattggagtgctcctG GTACTTTCTTTTTATATGCTGTTGGGTGCCTCTTAACTATTGTATTTGTAGCAAAACTAGTTCCAGAAACCAAAGGAAAAACACTGGAAGAAATTCAAGCATGCATTAACACagaggaaaagtaa
- the LOC107482704 gene encoding LEC14B homolog, which produces MIRLNKDTSTCSEGSASSESVCSGISGEGTSILDHEIAQLTKLRSSPYVLLGRNIPGRMRLPASTVRMLVGREGNYSGQGRFSSADRCHILSRYLPTKGPWIVDRMRSRAYISQFSADGSLFIAGFQGSQIRVYDVERGWKLKKDISARNLRWTITDTSLSPDQQHLVYASMSPIVHICTVGSAVTQSIANVTEIHYGLNFSADEDEDEFGIFSIKFSTDGQELVAATSDSSICVYDLGADKLSLRIPAHMSDVNAVCFADESGNIIYSGSDDSFCKVWDRRCFVTKGQPAGTLVGHLDGITFIDSRGDGRYLISNGKDQTTKLWDIRKMSSNAISTGLGDEDWDYRWMDYPDYARNLKHPHDQSLATYKGHSVLRTLIRCYFSPSYTTGQKYIYTGSSDSSVYIYDLVSGAQVAKLDHHEAPVRDCSWHPFYPILVTSAWDGDIVRWEFPGSNEAPASPNRRVARRRGFYHI; this is translated from the exons ATGATTCGGTTGAACAAAGATACGAGTACCTGTAGTGAAGGTAGTGCCAGTAGTGAGTCTGTTTGTAGTGGAATATCTGGAGAAGGGACAAGTATTCTTGATCATGAAATTGCACAGCTCACAAAACTCAGGTCAAGTCCCTATGTGCTTTTGGGTCGCAATATTCCCGGCCGGATGAGGTTACCTGCTTCGACCGTAAGAATGCTAGTAGGTAGAGAAGGTAACTATTCTGGACAAGGGAGATTCTCGTCCGCGGATAGATGTCATATTTTAAGCCGCTATTTGCCCACCAAAGGTCCTTGGATTGTGGATAGAATGCGAAGCCGTGCCTatatttcacaattttcagCTGATGGTTCTCTTTTCATTGCTGGTTTCCAG GGAAGCCAAATCAGGGTCTATGATGTCGAAAGGGGCTGGAAACTTAAGAAGGACATCTCTGCACGAAACTTGCGGTGGACAATCACTGATACTTCTCTCTCACCCGATCAACAACATCTT GTTTATGCTAGCATGTCACCAATTGTCCATATTTGCACAGTGGGATCTGCTGTAACACAGTCAATAGCTAATGTCACA GAAATTCATTATGGACTAAATTTCTCTGccgatgaagatgaagatgaatttGGTATTTTCTCTATCAAGTTCTCAACAGATGGACAAGAGCTTGTGGCTGCAACCAGTGATAGCTCTATATGTGTTTATGATCTTGGAGCTGATAAACTAAGCCTTAGAATTCCTGCTCATATG TCTGATGTTAACGCGGTCTGCTTTGCTGATGAATCCGGCAATATCATATATTCTGGAAGTGACGATAGTTTCTGCAAG GTCTGGGATAGGCGGTGCTTTGTCACGAAAGGACAACCAGCTGGTACTTTAGTGGGACATTTAGATGGCATTACATTCATTGACAGCCGTGGGGATGGTCGTTATTTAATTTCTAACGGAAAAGATCAAACTACCAAATTATGGGACATAAGGAAGATGTCTTCTAATGCCATAAG CACGGGTCTTGGAGACGAGGATTGGGATTATCGGTGGATGGACTACCCTGACTATGCAAGAAATTTAAAGCATCCCCATGACCAGTCGTTGGCAACGTATAAAGGACACTCAGTGTTGCGTACTCTAATTCGCTGTTATTTCTCGCCATCATATAC CACCGGTCAAAAGTACATTTACACCGGATCCAGTGATTCGTCGGTTTACATATATGATTTG GTGAGTGGAGCTCAAGTTGCAAAACTTGACCATCATGAGGCACCAGTAAGAGACTGTAGTTGGCACCCTTTCTATCCAATTCTAGTCACTTCGGCATGGGATGGTGACATTGTTAGGTGGGAGTTTCCCGGAAGTAATGAAGCCCCGGCTTCTCCGAATAGACGAGTAGCTCGCCGGAGAGGCTTTTATCACATATAG